A part of Limihaloglobus sulfuriphilus genomic DNA contains:
- a CDS encoding GxGYxYP domain-containing protein → MLKKYQVLILILLFAAVTGLSQQRPTIYKWDLRFANTWSRDLQYDLFHSAVALQGLANRDAPRVFLVFEEDDQLWLDRLVEPGGLCEGWNIETINNISEYINMFAGLAQGVVLYDSSPETGVISTSLVATSAAAARDCIALRNDPDSGVYKMFVTNSSGARLPIVLDLSGKFTGSGTIWQTSRESTGSAKCDAYIWLVENYIKTGLLDTTNISYTLDLWGMKDEVALDHTQLRNLDYAFKKKAVCFELSPWPDEVPNDDPTQPLGTDFETFKTILDECNIQNNYSEMIKFCGFTNWAYKYTARAGGSHEGVSTEWQTVRLLSAYNTYMEAEALGRNFISNTSFYNALKPALMQRRYIQNPPPSYQELVDKGFIDSSGNVVENNYVMIYMGDYDQAAWTLYWLAGDRYDDPARGVVPCSWAPTPNTSDRIGVAYDYMYRNKSDKDYFIAGDSGAGYVNPTQLYGIRWPSGYPDGRDIWKKHCQKYYRMFDYSITGWLLNSGSGDLSLTDADTYKQFSGDGIGFNRDLDDPVLSGNVALIERNGPDLYRDTIEISKLGLQSGSGVNFSWYRAINIYPQNLKDLEEECLELGYDYKFVDAYTFYYLLRYYLGGNNNHRVCWRGDDIPDILETSQSRQVQLTVRNDGWDIWSRQDGYSLVYAIVPGGQELTADDYNLDKRVSLGDSEAVSTGQIANFEVSLDMPEIEGEYDLYFDMIKFADANLLTNPSFESDFADWRTFAVSGSEGEFSISGDSSDGDKAVLMNITSGSQGDHALDRDRNRIAVEYGNAFSVSFDSKKAAAGETKIRLTVSEFNANGDYLAKYGAFDFDPDQSQYMQCNCEYEIQDENTKYINIGFRVVNYNGAKTAGSYLIDSVSITDSDLDNSCLAFSSYNNLPWKTTLQVVDDVYSVDTDNDGISDVVELEHGLLSWYPQDGVCGDVGYLQADTSGDAGVPDCYVDVNDLIDLASMWLTGSAGYDDFTVLARQWLWCNDPQAIECWQN, encoded by the coding sequence ATGCTAAAAAAATACCAGGTTTTGATACTTATTCTCCTTTTTGCCGCTGTTACAGGTTTAAGTCAGCAGCGGCCAACTATTTATAAGTGGGATTTGCGTTTTGCCAATACCTGGTCAAGGGATTTGCAGTACGACCTGTTTCACTCCGCAGTTGCTCTGCAGGGGCTTGCAAACAGAGACGCACCCCGCGTGTTTCTCGTATTTGAAGAGGATGATCAGCTCTGGCTCGATCGGCTTGTAGAGCCGGGCGGGCTTTGTGAAGGCTGGAATATTGAGACGATTAACAACATTTCCGAATATATCAATATGTTCGCAGGTTTGGCCCAGGGTGTTGTGCTTTATGACAGCTCGCCAGAGACGGGCGTTATATCAACCAGTCTCGTCGCGACCTCTGCCGCCGCGGCCCGGGACTGCATTGCGCTTAGAAATGACCCTGACAGCGGCGTTTATAAAATGTTTGTGACTAATTCCAGCGGTGCTCGGCTTCCGATAGTTCTGGATTTGAGCGGCAAATTCACCGGCAGCGGCACAATCTGGCAAACAAGCCGCGAATCTACTGGCAGCGCCAAGTGCGATGCCTATATCTGGCTGGTAGAGAATTACATCAAAACAGGGCTGTTAGATACTACTAACATCTCTTATACACTGGATTTATGGGGAATGAAAGACGAAGTGGCTCTCGACCATACTCAGCTGCGCAACCTTGATTACGCATTCAAGAAAAAGGCCGTGTGTTTCGAGCTCTCGCCCTGGCCTGATGAAGTGCCAAACGACGACCCGACTCAACCGCTGGGAACAGATTTTGAGACTTTTAAGACTATTCTCGATGAGTGCAATATACAGAATAACTACTCTGAGATGATAAAGTTCTGCGGTTTTACTAACTGGGCATACAAATATACTGCCCGCGCGGGAGGAAGCCACGAAGGGGTTAGTACCGAATGGCAAACAGTGAGGCTTTTGTCAGCTTATAATACCTATATGGAGGCAGAAGCCCTGGGCCGTAATTTCATCAGCAACACATCTTTTTATAATGCTTTGAAACCTGCTCTTATGCAGAGGCGGTATATTCAGAATCCGCCGCCGTCATATCAGGAATTAGTTGATAAGGGGTTTATCGATTCGAGCGGCAATGTTGTAGAAAATAATTATGTAATGATATATATGGGTGACTATGATCAGGCCGCGTGGACACTTTACTGGCTTGCTGGAGACAGGTATGACGACCCTGCACGCGGCGTTGTTCCGTGCAGCTGGGCTCCTACGCCAAACACCTCCGACAGGATCGGTGTAGCTTATGATTATATGTACCGCAATAAAAGCGATAAAGACTATTTCATTGCCGGCGATTCCGGAGCCGGTTATGTTAATCCAACCCAGCTTTACGGCATAAGGTGGCCCTCTGGATACCCGGACGGGCGGGATATATGGAAAAAACACTGCCAAAAGTACTATCGTATGTTTGATTATTCGATAACAGGCTGGCTGCTTAATTCCGGCAGCGGTGATTTAAGCCTGACTGATGCTGATACTTATAAGCAATTCAGCGGCGACGGGATAGGCTTTAACAGAGATTTGGACGATCCTGTTTTGAGCGGCAATGTAGCCCTGATTGAGAGAAATGGGCCGGATCTTTACCGGGATACCATAGAAATTTCGAAATTGGGTTTACAGAGCGGCAGCGGCGTCAACTTTTCGTGGTACAGAGCAATAAATATTTACCCCCAGAATCTTAAAGACCTTGAAGAAGAGTGCCTTGAGCTTGGCTATGATTATAAATTTGTTGATGCTTATACGTTTTATTATTTGTTAAGGTATTATTTAGGCGGCAATAATAATCACCGAGTTTGCTGGAGGGGTGATGATATTCCAGATATTTTAGAAACCTCTCAAAGCCGACAGGTTCAACTTACGGTCAGAAATGACGGCTGGGATATCTGGAGCCGTCAAGACGGTTATTCATTGGTATATGCGATTGTCCCGGGCGGGCAGGAGTTAACGGCTGATGATTATAATCTGGATAAGAGAGTTTCTTTGGGTGACTCGGAGGCTGTTTCAACCGGCCAGATCGCAAATTTTGAGGTTTCTCTGGATATGCCCGAGATCGAAGGCGAATACGATTTATATTTTGATATGATTAAATTCGCAGATGCCAACCTGCTGACGAATCCGAGCTTTGAATCAGATTTTGCTGATTGGCGGACATTTGCCGTAAGCGGCTCAGAAGGAGAGTTCAGTATCAGCGGTGACAGCAGTGATGGAGATAAGGCAGTTTTGATGAATATTACCAGCGGCTCTCAGGGCGACCATGCTTTAGATCGGGACAGAAACAGGATTGCAGTTGAGTATGGAAACGCATTTAGTGTTTCGTTTGACAGTAAAAAGGCCGCGGCAGGCGAAACAAAAATACGTCTCACTGTGTCAGAGTTCAATGCAAACGGTGACTATCTGGCTAAATACGGGGCCTTTGACTTCGATCCCGACCAGAGTCAATACATGCAATGCAATTGTGAATATGAAATTCAGGATGAAAATACTAAATACATCAATATAGGTTTCAGGGTCGTTAATTACAACGGGGCAAAAACCGCCGGCAGTTATTTGATAGATAGTGTCTCTATTACAGATTCAGATTTAGATAATTCCTGCCTTGCTTTCTCGTCATATAACAATCTGCCCTGGAAAACAACTTTGCAGGTTGTCGATGATGTTTACAGCGTTGATACAGACAATGACGGTATCAGTGATGTTGTAGAGTTAGAACACGGTTTGCTGTCCTGGTATCCCCAAGACGGTGTCTGCGGAGATGTGGGATATCTACAGGCAGATACATCCGGAGATGCAGGGGTGCCGGACTGCTACGTAGATGTTAACGACTTGATAGATCTGGCCTCAATGTGGCTTACGGGATCAGCGGGTTATGACGATTTCACTGTACTTGCCAGACAATGGCTCTGGTGTAATGACCCTCAGGCAATAGAGTGTTGGCAGAATTAG
- a CDS encoding GxGYxYP domain-containing protein produces MYRNKLVKCIYILFLAFSAQFLQAAAKPTIYKWDMSFSDGWSKSLQYDLFHSAVALQGLANREAPRVFLVFDERDQLWLDRLVEPGGLCEGWNIETINNISEYIDMFAGLARGVVLYDSSPETGVISTSLAATSAAAARDCIALRNDPDSGVYKMFVTNSSGARLPIVLDLSGKFTGSGTIWQTGRESTGSAKCDAYIWLVENYIKTGMLDTTNISYTLDLWGMKDEVDMNHTQLRNLDYAFKKKAVCFELSPWADEAATDDPTQPLGTDFETFKTILDECNIQNNYSEMIKFCGFTNWARKYTDNVGGIHTGVETEWQLVRLLSGYNSYQEADAPGLNFVSNTSFYNALKPALEEREYLQNSPPSYQDLVERGFIDSSGNVVDNNYILIYMGDYDQASWMLYWLAGERYDDSARGEVPCCWAPTPNTSDRISVAYDYVFRNKSDKDYFVGGNSGAGYLHPGQLYGERWPSGYADARDVWKRHCQKYYRMFDYSISSRIQNGSSGELELVDCEVYKSFSGDGMAVNMRDNIAAPMLSTNIPIIKTTPTILYTDTINAAKLGLTSGSGVNFSLYRAINIYPQDLKDLEEECRLLGNDYRFLDAYSFYYLLRHHLGGYNTYRASWAGCDVPGILETSQNLQVQVAVRNDGWDLWSRQDGYGLMYAIVPSGEEVTADDFRLDKRVLLSSSETVATGETADFSISIEMPNLEGEYDLYFDMVGYSEQNLLTNPGFESDFEGWRTFAVNGSEAEFSISNDSYEGDKAALMNVLAAAEGDHAIDRYIDKIDAEYGNSYEVSFAAKKVGISDTRLRLTVSERDINGAFLGKSQTYDFNPNQSEYDLFSVDYAIQDLNTKYINAAFRVVDSSGAKTAGSCLIDNVAVINLDEINKYTSFMQRNNLPYKIDLKVVDDVYSVDTDNDGISDVVELEHGLLPWYPHDGVCGDVGYLQADKSGKTGAPDCFVDVYDLADLASNWLSVSEDYRDFAILAMQWLWCNDPQTIECW; encoded by the coding sequence ATGTACCGTAACAAACTGGTAAAATGCATATACATACTGTTTTTAGCTTTTTCTGCACAATTTTTGCAGGCTGCGGCTAAGCCGACTATTTATAAATGGGATATGAGTTTCTCAGATGGTTGGTCAAAATCTTTGCAGTATGACCTGTTTCATTCGGCAGTGGCGCTTCAGGGGCTTGCCAACAGGGAAGCACCGAGAGTTTTTCTGGTTTTTGACGAGAGAGACCAGCTCTGGCTTGATCGGCTTGTTGAACCGGGCGGGCTGTGTGAAGGCTGGAATATTGAGACGATCAACAATATATCCGAGTATATCGATATGTTCGCAGGTCTTGCCCGGGGAGTTGTGCTTTATGACAGCTCTCCTGAGACTGGAGTTATATCAACGAGTCTTGCCGCGACCTCTGCCGCCGCGGCCCGGGACTGCATTGCGCTTAGAAATGACCCGGACAGCGGCGTTTATAAGATGTTTGTGACTAATTCCAGCGGTGCCCGGCTGCCGATAGTTCTCGATTTGAGCGGCAAATTCACCGGCAGCGGCACAATCTGGCAGACCGGCCGCGAATCTACCGGCAGCGCCAAGTGTGATGCCTACATCTGGCTGGTAGAGAATTATATCAAGACAGGGATGTTAGACACCACTAACATCTCTTATACACTGGACTTGTGGGGTATGAAAGATGAAGTGGACATGAACCATACCCAGCTGCGGAACCTTGATTATGCGTTTAAGAAAAAGGCCGTATGTTTTGAGCTTTCGCCATGGGCTGATGAGGCGGCGACCGATGATCCGACTCAGCCGCTGGGAACTGACTTTGAGACTTTTAAGACTATTCTCGATGAGTGCAATATACAGAATAACTACTCTGAGATGATAAAGTTCTGCGGTTTCACTAACTGGGCCCGCAAATATACCGACAATGTGGGCGGGATTCATACCGGCGTTGAAACGGAATGGCAGCTTGTACGGCTACTCAGCGGATACAACTCGTATCAGGAAGCCGACGCGCCGGGGCTTAATTTCGTCAGTAACACATCTTTTTATAACGCGTTGAAGCCGGCACTCGAAGAGAGGGAGTATCTGCAGAATTCGCCGCCGTCTTATCAGGATTTGGTTGAGAGAGGTTTTATTGATTCGAGCGGCAATGTTGTGGATAATAACTATATCTTGATATATATGGGTGATTACGATCAGGCTTCCTGGATGCTGTACTGGCTTGCAGGCGAGAGGTATGACGACTCGGCCCGCGGCGAAGTTCCGTGCTGCTGGGCTCCTACACCAAATACTTCCGACAGGATCAGCGTTGCTTATGACTATGTCTTTCGCAATAAGAGCGACAAGGACTATTTTGTCGGCGGCAACTCCGGCGCCGGATATCTCCACCCCGGTCAGCTCTATGGTGAGAGATGGCCCTCTGGTTACGCAGACGCAAGGGATGTCTGGAAAAGGCACTGCCAAAAGTATTACCGCATGTTTGACTATTCCATAAGTTCAAGAATTCAAAACGGCAGCAGCGGCGAACTCGAGCTTGTCGATTGTGAGGTTTATAAGAGTTTCAGCGGCGACGGCATGGCTGTCAATATGCGTGATAACATTGCGGCACCTATGCTGAGCACTAATATTCCAATAATTAAAACGACTCCGACAATTTTGTACACCGACACAATCAACGCTGCCAAGCTGGGCCTTACAAGCGGCAGCGGCGTGAATTTTTCGTTGTACAGAGCAATAAATATTTATCCCCAGGATCTCAAAGACCTTGAGGAAGAATGCCGCTTGCTTGGCAACGATTACAGATTTTTAGATGCTTATAGCTTTTACTATCTGTTAAGGCACCATCTGGGCGGCTATAATACATATAGAGCTTCCTGGGCAGGTTGTGATGTTCCTGGTATTTTAGAGACTTCTCAAAACCTTCAGGTACAGGTTGCCGTCAGAAATGACGGCTGGGATCTCTGGAGCCGCCAAGACGGTTACGGCTTAATGTATGCTATTGTTCCCAGCGGAGAGGAAGTAACTGCTGATGATTTCAGGCTTGATAAAAGGGTGCTTTTGAGTTCATCAGAGACAGTAGCGACAGGAGAAACGGCTGATTTTTCAATTTCAATTGAGATGCCGAATCTCGAGGGTGAATATGATTTGTATTTCGACATGGTAGGTTATTCTGAACAGAATCTGCTGACAAATCCCGGTTTTGAATCTGATTTTGAGGGTTGGCGCACATTCGCGGTAAACGGCTCGGAGGCAGAATTCAGCATAAGCAATGATAGTTATGAAGGAGACAAGGCGGCTTTAATGAACGTTTTGGCTGCCGCTGAAGGTGACCATGCGATTGACCGCTATATAGATAAGATCGATGCCGAGTACGGAAACAGTTATGAAGTTTCTTTCGCAGCAAAAAAGGTTGGAATAAGTGATACCAGGCTTCGGCTTACAGTTTCAGAGCGTGATATAAACGGGGCGTTTTTAGGTAAATCTCAAACGTATGATTTTAATCCGAATCAAAGTGAATATGACTTGTTCAGTGTGGATTATGCGATTCAGGATTTAAACACAAAATACATCAATGCAGCTTTCAGAGTTGTTGACAGCAGCGGAGCCAAGACTGCGGGCAGCTGCTTAATAGATAATGTCGCTGTGATAAACTTAGATGAAATAAATAAATATACGTCTTTTATGCAGCGAAACAATCTGCCGTACAAGATTGATTTGAAGGTCGTTGACGATGTTTACAGTGTTGATACAGACAACGACGGCATAAGCGATGTTGTAGAATTAGAGCACGGATTACTGCCCTGGTATCCTCATGACGGCGTTTGCGGAGATGTTGGATATCTCCAGGCTGATAAGTCGGGCAAAACAGGGGCTCCGGACTGCTTCGTAGATGTTTACGACTTGGCAGATTTAGCATCTAATTGGCTCAGCGTATCTGAGGATTATCGCGATTTCGCAATACTTGCCATGCAGTGGTTATGGTGCAACGATCCTCAGACAATAGAATGCTGGTAA
- a CDS encoding sulfatase-like hydrolase/transferase, translated as MSYTKNTRREFIKNSSLATIALGLGNQIGTAGAAQSRGNSDKPNILFIFTDQHRLSAVGAYGAKYCKTPNIDKLAAKGMLFRNTYTSCPMCSPARGTIMTGRYVHKHNINANCGEYTGRLWEIPDNKNILSRRLESAGYQCGYTGKWHLGTDAKDTALPTNRGFIGMDVPGHGDGGHRSKGYQEYLRKNNYKRNMVPGERPHKITGRYGVEKGGIESCVPHYLAEHTISLIDDFSKKNQPFFIWHNFWGPHEPYYPPQEFIDMYKDVHIPEWENFNWKPDNEFGPHRMKRHALGSVSPWSVWEEGLKHYYAFTTYIDYEIGRLMEHLENKGLADNTIVIFSSDHGETLGSHNGMVDKGWSHFEEIQRVPLIVKDPRMDKSQTGKEVDKLISQIDIYPTILDYAGADYDKNIVDGASVKPFVDGRKVEWRDSVIVEFFGIGNMATNMLTCRYENYKYGYTCSNKDELYDLEKDPHEMTNLIDDENYADVVEMMRKRIYTFMCRTHYPGRNYFPGTRLFGYKNHMLENAKF; from the coding sequence ATGAGTTATACGAAAAACACAAGACGGGAATTTATAAAAAACAGCTCTCTTGCAACAATTGCCCTGGGTTTAGGCAATCAAATAGGCACGGCAGGTGCTGCACAGAGCCGCGGCAATAGTGATAAACCCAATATACTATTTATTTTCACAGATCAGCACAGACTCTCAGCGGTCGGGGCTTACGGCGCGAAATACTGTAAAACCCCAAACATCGACAAGCTGGCAGCAAAGGGTATGTTATTTAGAAATACCTATACCAGCTGTCCAATGTGCTCGCCGGCAAGAGGTACTATTATGACAGGCAGATACGTGCACAAGCACAATATCAACGCTAATTGCGGCGAATACACCGGCAGGTTATGGGAGATTCCTGACAATAAGAATATCCTTTCCCGCAGGCTTGAATCTGCAGGTTACCAGTGCGGCTACACGGGCAAGTGGCATCTGGGTACGGACGCTAAAGACACAGCGCTGCCGACCAATCGCGGATTTATCGGCATGGACGTACCCGGTCACGGTGACGGCGGACACAGAAGCAAAGGCTACCAGGAATATCTCCGCAAGAATAACTACAAAAGAAACATGGTTCCCGGAGAGAGGCCGCATAAAATTACCGGCAGATACGGCGTAGAAAAGGGCGGCATCGAGAGCTGTGTTCCCCATTATCTCGCTGAGCACACAATTTCTCTGATAGACGATTTTTCAAAGAAAAACCAGCCGTTCTTTATATGGCACAATTTCTGGGGCCCCCATGAGCCGTATTATCCGCCGCAGGAATTCATTGATATGTACAAAGATGTTCATATCCCCGAGTGGGAGAACTTTAACTGGAAGCCGGATAATGAATTCGGCCCGCACAGAATGAAACGCCACGCTCTTGGTTCGGTTTCGCCGTGGAGCGTTTGGGAAGAAGGCCTGAAGCATTATTACGCCTTTACCACCTACATTGATTATGAAATCGGCAGACTGATGGAACATCTCGAGAACAAAGGCCTTGCGGATAATACTATTGTCATATTTTCCAGTGACCACGGCGAGACGCTTGGCAGCCATAACGGCATGGTTGACAAGGGCTGGAGCCATTTCGAGGAGATTCAGAGAGTGCCGCTGATAGTAAAAGATCCACGCATGGATAAGTCCCAGACGGGTAAAGAGGTGGATAAGCTCATTTCTCAGATCGATATTTATCCGACGATACTTGACTACGCCGGCGCTGATTATGATAAAAACATTGTTGACGGTGCATCAGTCAAACCCTTTGTCGATGGTAGAAAAGTCGAGTGGCGAGACAGCGTTATAGTTGAATTTTTCGGTATTGGCAACATGGCGACAAATATGCTGACCTGCCGCTACGAAAATTACAAATACGGCTATACATGCAGCAACAAAGATGAGCTTTATGATCTGGAAAAAGATCCGCATGAGATGACTAACCTCATAGATGACGAAAATTATGCCGATGTTGTCGAGATGATGCGTAAAAGAATATACACTTTTATGTGCCGTACTCACTATCCGGGCAGAAATTATTTCCCCGGTACGAGACTGTTCGGATACAAAAACCACATGTTGGAAAACGCAAAATTTTAA
- a CDS encoding type II secretion system protein, producing MNRKKAFTLIELLVVISIIALLMSILMPALSRVRKQAKRTVCGSNLHNWGLAVNAYYSDNDYKIPSSRTSRGSRGGAVEVPCHMLVFSVKGSPWEHQMSMEKMDPYLPGFDVNTREMSPAWICPESQVDTSKVFDQYKQLQDLEPEQRTPYARAWFPVCYSYFARVDLWRDNTTEPEELTARNLSGDKLLMADAVYRWHNGGAWWYNHSKGRSSVHQDKWGDNVEVGVPDIAGTNQLFGDGSVIWKNGSEFEPELMNECSPDVAQVHANSNSPTTSRDTVFW from the coding sequence ATGAATAGAAAAAAAGCATTTACTCTGATCGAACTTTTAGTTGTAATTTCGATAATAGCTCTTCTGATGTCAATCCTTATGCCTGCTCTGTCAAGAGTTCGAAAACAGGCCAAACGTACGGTCTGCGGTTCGAATCTGCATAACTGGGGGCTGGCAGTTAACGCTTATTATTCTGACAACGATTACAAAATACCATCGAGCCGAACATCCCGCGGCTCGAGAGGCGGGGCTGTCGAAGTGCCGTGCCACATGCTTGTATTCAGCGTTAAAGGCTCGCCGTGGGAGCATCAAATGAGTATGGAAAAGATGGATCCTTATCTTCCCGGATTTGATGTCAATACGCGTGAGATGTCTCCGGCATGGATCTGTCCTGAGAGCCAGGTTGATACTTCTAAGGTATTCGATCAGTACAAACAGCTCCAGGATTTGGAGCCTGAACAGAGGACTCCCTACGCAAGGGCCTGGTTCCCCGTATGCTATTCCTATTTTGCCAGGGTAGATTTGTGGCGTGATAATACGACAGAGCCGGAGGAATTAACAGCCAGAAACCTCTCTGGAGATAAACTTCTTATGGCTGATGCGGTTTATCGCTGGCATAACGGCGGCGCATGGTGGTATAATCACAGTAAAGGGCGAAGCTCAGTTCATCAGGACAAGTGGGGCGATAACGTTGAAGTTGGAGTGCCGGATATTGCGGGCACAAACCAGCTCTTCGGCGATGGTTCCGTGATTTGGAAAAATGGCTCAGAGTTTGAGCCCGAGCTGATGAATGAGTGCAGTCCGGATGTAGCCCAGGTACATGCCAACAGTAATTCGCCTACAACAAGCAGGGATACCGTCTTCTGGTAA
- a CDS encoding sulfatase family protein — protein sequence MRYNYKSSGFSRRSFLKTFTAAAVAAAADYSLGSGVHSVIANSIAANEGQTPNIVFILADDLGYSSINCFGADKELVRTPHIDKLAESGIRFTNAYTPASICSPTRYGFVTGRYPWRSSMKFGVVDPGAPLLPDPSRVTIADWLKNRGYETAAIGKWHLGYGSSENGEFVDFTGKLSPGPLDLGFDYHFGVPQNHGDMYGVYVENDGIYGLRSRERHPYSKTFYGSQYRGYDAPQRVNKDVMGDLTDKAVEWLRVRSEDKPFFLYFNPVAVHHPITPSDYMRGVSDCGPYGDFIQDVDLSVGRLVEALEYMNLKENTIIIFTSDNGGDIPGDPSKPERYAQSCGLEINGKLKGDKHTIWEGGCKVPFIFSWDKINRKGALSNDMISLIDVFATVCEITDGKLPESEDTAPDSFSFLSSLKGPAAGSSRKAMVISDVHGRQALIAGGWKYIDDTLPEGLAKARSGVVKSFKKELYNLKDDPSESRNICDKHPDIAEKMFSRLEKIRSVNSSRTVN from the coding sequence ATGAGATATAATTATAAAAGCAGCGGTTTCTCCAGAAGGTCTTTTCTTAAAACCTTTACAGCGGCGGCTGTTGCGGCAGCAGCAGATTACAGTTTGGGCAGTGGTGTTCATAGTGTGATCGCAAATTCAATCGCCGCAAACGAAGGGCAAACCCCTAATATCGTGTTTATCCTTGCAGACGATCTGGGCTATTCAAGCATAAATTGTTTCGGGGCTGACAAAGAGCTCGTTCGCACTCCGCACATAGATAAACTTGCGGAGTCTGGAATACGGTTTACTAACGCTTATACACCGGCTTCAATCTGCAGCCCGACACGTTACGGCTTCGTAACAGGCAGGTATCCGTGGCGGTCTTCTATGAAGTTTGGTGTTGTTGACCCAGGTGCACCGCTGCTGCCGGATCCGTCCAGAGTCACAATTGCCGATTGGCTGAAGAACCGAGGCTATGAGACCGCGGCAATCGGGAAATGGCACCTGGGTTACGGCAGTTCGGAAAATGGCGAATTTGTTGATTTTACCGGAAAATTATCGCCGGGGCCGCTTGATCTTGGCTTTGATTATCATTTTGGTGTGCCTCAAAATCATGGTGATATGTACGGGGTATATGTCGAGAATGACGGTATTTACGGTTTGAGAAGCAGAGAGAGGCACCCGTATTCGAAGACCTTTTACGGATCTCAATACCGCGGCTACGATGCCCCGCAGAGGGTAAATAAAGACGTAATGGGTGATTTGACTGACAAGGCAGTCGAATGGCTGCGGGTGCGATCTGAAGATAAACCGTTTTTCCTTTATTTTAACCCTGTAGCCGTTCATCATCCTATCACCCCTTCAGACTATATGCGGGGGGTAAGTGACTGCGGCCCGTACGGCGACTTTATCCAGGATGTGGACTTGAGTGTTGGAAGGCTGGTTGAGGCACTTGAGTATATGAATCTTAAAGAAAATACTATCATAATATTTACCAGTGATAACGGCGGCGATATCCCCGGCGATCCTTCAAAGCCCGAGAGATACGCTCAAAGCTGCGGCCTTGAGATAAACGGTAAGCTCAAAGGCGATAAGCATACTATCTGGGAGGGCGGCTGCAAGGTGCCGTTCATCTTCTCATGGGATAAAATTAACAGAAAGGGCGCTCTGTCCAATGATATGATCAGCCTGATAGATGTTTTTGCAACTGTTTGCGAAATCACCGACGGCAAATTACCCGAATCTGAAGATACTGCTCCGGACAGCTTCAGTTTTCTCTCCTCTTTGAAAGGCCCTGCCGCCGGCTCCAGCCGCAAAGCCATGGTTATTTCAGATGTTCACGGAAGGCAGGCACTGATTGCCGGCGGTTGGAAATATATAGACGATACGCTGCCCGAAGGGCTTGCAAAAGCCAGGTCTGGTGTTGTAAAGTCCTTTAAGAAAGAGCTTTATAATTTAAAGGATGATCCTTCAGAAAGCCGCAACATCTGTGATAAACATCCTGATATTGCTGAAAAGATGTTCAGCCGGCTTGAGAAAATACGTTCTGTAAATTCATCAAGGACAGTTAATTAA